The following proteins come from a genomic window of Shewanella halifaxensis HAW-EB4:
- the envZ gene encoding two-component system sensor histidine kinase EnvZ translates to MNRRWWQRFLPRSSFSQTVMLIGCLLLTNQLVSYISVAVYFIKPSYQQINQLIARQVKLLFVGGIDIGREHLTMVDALNAKVRDDTMQFYNLKQARQAGIDRATYYSFLSSQMSEYLGGEAEVRIAQGEEFEIWIRPPQAPSIWIRVPLTGLNEKNLSPLTLYLMVIGALSVAGGWWFARQQNRPLRRLQKAAIAVSRGDYPDPLPLSGSTEIVEVTNTFNQMSHSMKQLEQDRALLMAGISHDLRTPLTRIRLASEMMVEEDQYLKDGIVNDIEDMDAIINQFISYIRQDQEGTRELEQINDLIQDVIQAESNREGSIDSELVECPRIPMQGIAVKRVLSNLVENAYRYGNGWVRINSQFNGQYVGFSVEDNGPGIDEEQIPKLFQPFTQGDTARGSVGSGLGLAIIKRIVDRHQGKVILTNRSEGGLHAQVWLPIE, encoded by the coding sequence ATAAACAGACGATGGTGGCAACGCTTTTTGCCACGCAGTTCCTTCAGCCAAACCGTAATGCTAATTGGCTGCCTGCTGCTAACAAACCAACTAGTGTCATACATCTCTGTTGCGGTTTACTTTATAAAACCCAGCTATCAGCAGATAAACCAATTGATAGCACGGCAAGTGAAGCTATTATTTGTTGGCGGCATCGATATTGGTCGTGAACACCTCACCATGGTCGATGCCCTCAACGCCAAAGTGCGTGATGACACCATGCAGTTTTATAACCTAAAACAAGCTCGCCAAGCCGGTATCGATCGTGCGACTTACTACAGTTTTTTATCTTCTCAAATGTCCGAATACCTAGGTGGCGAGGCTGAAGTGCGCATCGCTCAGGGGGAAGAATTTGAGATCTGGATCCGCCCTCCTCAAGCGCCCTCAATCTGGATCAGAGTGCCATTAACCGGGCTCAATGAGAAAAACCTTTCACCGCTTACCCTATATTTAATGGTTATTGGCGCCCTAAGCGTGGCCGGAGGCTGGTGGTTTGCCCGGCAACAGAATCGTCCGTTGAGGCGATTACAAAAAGCGGCGATTGCCGTATCACGAGGTGATTACCCTGACCCTTTACCATTGAGTGGCTCAACAGAGATTGTTGAGGTGACTAACACCTTCAATCAGATGTCTCATAGCATGAAGCAGCTGGAGCAAGATAGGGCGCTGCTGATGGCTGGCATATCTCATGACTTACGTACCCCGCTAACTCGCATTCGACTGGCCTCTGAAATGATGGTCGAAGAAGATCAGTATCTGAAAGATGGCATAGTTAACGATATCGAAGATATGGATGCCATCATCAATCAGTTCATCTCCTATATCCGCCAAGATCAGGAAGGCACTCGAGAGTTAGAGCAGATAAACGACTTAATTCAAGATGTGATTCAGGCCGAATCTAACCGTGAGGGCAGCATCGATTCAGAGTTAGTTGAGTGTCCACGCATTCCGATGCAAGGTATTGCCGTAAAACGTGTGCTCAGCAATTTAGTCGAAAATGCCTACCGCTACGGTAACGGCTGGGTAAGAATTAACTCACAATTTAATGGTCAGTACGTCGGCTTTAGTGTCGAAGATAACGGTCCTGGGATCGATGAAGAGCAGATCCCTAAACTCTTTCAACCTTTTACTCAAGGTGATACGGCCCGCGGCAGTGTTGGCTCAGGGCTTGGTCTGGCGATTATCAAACGTATTGTCGATAGGCATCAGGGCAAGGTGATCCTTACCAACCGCAGTGAAGGTGGATTGCATGCTCAGGTCTGGTTGCCGATTGAATAA
- the ompR gene encoding osmolarity response regulator transcription factor OmpR has product MGQETSKILVVDDDMRLRALLERYLMEQGYQVRSAANAEQMDRLLERENFHLLVLDLMLPGEDGLSICRRLRQMGNPIPIVMLTAKGDEVDRIIGLELGADDYLPKPFNPRELLARIKAVMRRQTPEVPGAPTLQEEEITFGEYSLNLATREMYHGEESISLTSGEFAVLKVLVSHPREPLSRDKLMNLARGRDYSALERSIDVQVSRLRRLIEKDAANPRYIQTVWGLGYVFVPDGQSRK; this is encoded by the coding sequence ATGGGACAAGAAACCTCAAAAATTCTCGTCGTCGACGATGATATGAGACTACGCGCTTTATTAGAACGCTACTTGATGGAACAAGGTTATCAGGTACGTAGTGCTGCCAATGCCGAGCAAATGGACCGTTTATTAGAACGCGAAAACTTCCATCTACTGGTACTCGATCTTATGCTTCCTGGCGAAGATGGTCTGTCTATCTGCCGTCGCCTGCGCCAAATGGGTAACCCCATCCCTATCGTGATGCTAACAGCCAAGGGCGATGAAGTGGATAGAATTATCGGTCTAGAACTGGGTGCCGATGACTACTTACCTAAGCCGTTTAACCCACGAGAGTTGCTCGCCCGAATTAAAGCCGTTATGCGCCGCCAAACACCTGAAGTGCCTGGCGCACCAACCCTGCAGGAAGAGGAGATCACCTTTGGTGAGTACTCCCTGAATCTGGCCACCCGCGAGATGTACCACGGTGAAGAAAGTATTTCGCTAACGAGCGGTGAATTTGCGGTACTTAAAGTGCTAGTTAGTCATCCACGGGAACCTCTTTCGCGCGACAAATTAATGAATCTTGCTCGTGGCCGCGATTACTCGGCACTCGAGCGTTCGATTGACGTACAAGTTTCGCGCCTGCGTCGACTGATTGAAAAAGATGCCGCTAACCCACGCTATATCCAAACCGTGTGGGGCTTAGGTTATGTATTTGTACCTGATGGCCAATCACGCAAATAG
- the greB gene encoding transcription elongation factor GreB — MRTAIVTREGFEKLQKELNYLWREHRPEITKIVSWAASLGDRSENADYTFNKKKLREIDRRVRYLRKTLENVQVVDYSPAQEGKVFFGAWVEIENDDGNKLQFKIVGYDEIFGRKDYISIDSPMARGLLKKEVDDEAVIKTPTGEQVWYINRISYQGFE; from the coding sequence ATGAGAACCGCTATCGTCACCCGTGAAGGTTTCGAGAAACTGCAAAAAGAACTAAATTACCTTTGGCGTGAGCATCGACCTGAAATCACTAAAATTGTGAGCTGGGCTGCGAGCTTAGGCGATCGTAGTGAAAATGCTGACTATACCTTCAATAAAAAGAAGCTGCGTGAAATAGACCGTCGAGTGCGTTATTTACGTAAGACGCTCGAAAATGTACAAGTCGTTGATTACTCTCCGGCACAAGAGGGTAAGGTATTCTTCGGTGCTTGGGTCGAAATCGAAAACGATGATGGCAATAAATTACAGTTTAAGATTGTGGGTTATGACGAGATTTTTGGTCGTAAAGATTACATTTCCATCGACTCGCCTATGGCGCGTGGCTTGTTGAAAAAAGAGGTCGATGACGAAGCGGTAATTAAGACACCTACCGGTGAGCAAGTTTGGTATATCAATCGTATCTCCTATCAAGGTTTCGAATAA
- a CDS encoding Tex family protein codes for MQNIAQLIAEELNVRQQQVIDTISLLDDGATVPFIARYRKEATGGLDDVQLRTLFSRLGYLRDLNDRRNVILSSIEAQSKLTPELKAAIIAADSKTRLEDLYLPYKPKRRTKGLIAIEAGIEPLADYLLANRQVDCEAAASEYINAAAGFADAKAVLDGARFILMERFAEDAELLQKIRTQVEQNAVLESTMVKGKEKEGAKFRDYFEHSEKLTKVPSHRALAMLRGRNEGMLSLNINADPHQEPKQASYCEVIIIEHFKLGLTDTGVDAWLKTVVAATWKVKIALQMETEFLGRMRDSAEQEAIKVFARNLGDLLMAAPAGAKATLGLDPGLRSGVKVAIVNDTGKLVAHTTIFPHAPQNQWDKSVRTLSNLVKMHKVELIAIGNGTASRETDKLAADLISQVKADLPTLTKIMVSEAGASVYSASELASEEFPDIDVSIRGAVSIARRLQDPLAELVKIEPKAIGVGQYQHDVSQSQLSSSLEAVVEDCVNGVGVDVNMASAALLAQVAGLNKTLARNIVTHRDEQGRFNNRKALLKVARLGPKAYEQAAGFLRINDGDNPLDSSSVHPEAYSLVESIAADKAVSVAELVGNSELIKLLEAKDFITNEFGLPTVTDILAELDKPGRDPRGEFKTATFKEGVEEIKDLQLDMILEGVVTNVTNFGAFVDVGVHQDGLVHISSMTDKFIDDPHKVVKAGDIVKVKVMEVDAERRRIALSMRLDDKAGDAHKSAPRPTYNKASPNKGAANKGTNQQRGQQKSHKPKQQANAAMGNAFADAFAKLKK; via the coding sequence ATGCAAAATATTGCACAGCTCATCGCTGAGGAACTCAATGTTCGTCAGCAACAAGTTATCGATACCATTTCATTACTCGATGACGGCGCAACCGTGCCGTTTATTGCCCGTTACCGTAAAGAGGCCACTGGTGGCTTAGATGACGTTCAACTGCGTACCCTATTTAGTCGTTTGGGCTATTTACGGGATCTCAATGATCGTCGTAACGTAATTTTGTCGAGTATTGAAGCACAGAGTAAGTTAACACCTGAGCTGAAAGCAGCGATTATTGCTGCCGATAGTAAGACGCGTCTAGAAGATCTCTACCTTCCATATAAGCCAAAGCGTCGCACTAAGGGTCTTATTGCGATTGAAGCGGGCATCGAACCTTTAGCCGATTACCTGTTAGCTAATCGCCAAGTCGATTGCGAAGCGGCTGCTAGCGAATATATCAACGCTGCCGCAGGTTTTGCCGACGCCAAGGCTGTGCTCGATGGCGCACGCTTTATCTTGATGGAGCGCTTTGCTGAAGATGCAGAGCTGTTGCAAAAAATTCGTACTCAAGTTGAGCAAAATGCCGTACTTGAAAGCACTATGGTTAAGGGCAAAGAGAAAGAAGGCGCAAAGTTTAGAGATTACTTCGAGCATTCTGAAAAGCTGACCAAAGTGCCATCACACCGTGCGCTAGCGATGCTGCGTGGCCGCAATGAAGGCATGTTGAGCCTTAATATTAATGCCGACCCGCATCAAGAGCCTAAGCAAGCGAGCTATTGTGAAGTGATCATTATTGAGCATTTTAAGCTGGGGCTTACAGATACTGGCGTTGATGCTTGGCTAAAAACAGTGGTAGCGGCGACGTGGAAAGTTAAGATTGCCCTACAGATGGAAACCGAGTTTCTTGGCCGTATGCGTGATAGCGCCGAACAAGAAGCGATTAAGGTTTTTGCCCGTAACTTAGGCGATCTACTGATGGCGGCACCAGCGGGTGCTAAAGCGACCTTAGGTTTAGATCCTGGTCTTCGCTCTGGCGTTAAAGTAGCGATTGTCAACGACACGGGTAAGCTGGTGGCGCACACGACTATTTTCCCACATGCTCCGCAAAATCAGTGGGATAAGTCGGTAAGAACCTTAAGTAACCTAGTTAAGATGCACAAGGTTGAGTTGATTGCGATTGGTAACGGCACCGCATCGCGTGAAACCGATAAGCTAGCTGCAGACTTAATCAGCCAAGTAAAAGCTGACTTGCCAACATTGACCAAAATTATGGTCAGCGAAGCGGGTGCATCTGTCTATTCAGCCTCTGAGCTAGCCTCGGAAGAGTTCCCAGATATCGATGTATCTATTCGCGGCGCGGTGTCTATTGCACGCCGCCTACAAGATCCGTTGGCAGAGCTTGTTAAGATTGAGCCTAAAGCGATTGGTGTCGGCCAATATCAGCACGATGTGAGTCAGAGTCAGCTATCAAGTTCACTAGAAGCGGTTGTCGAAGACTGTGTGAACGGCGTTGGTGTTGACGTTAATATGGCGTCAGCTGCACTGCTTGCACAGGTGGCGGGTCTAAATAAAACCTTAGCGCGTAATATCGTGACTCATCGTGACGAGCAAGGTCGCTTTAACAACCGTAAAGCACTGCTTAAAGTCGCGCGCCTTGGGCCTAAAGCCTATGAGCAAGCAGCGGGTTTCCTGCGTATTAACGACGGTGATAACCCACTCGATAGCTCTTCGGTTCACCCTGAAGCCTACTCATTAGTCGAGTCTATTGCTGCGGATAAAGCTGTCTCTGTTGCTGAATTGGTGGGTAACTCAGAACTGATTAAGTTACTGGAAGCAAAAGACTTCATTACCAACGAGTTTGGTCTACCTACGGTAACCGATATTCTGGCTGAGCTTGATAAGCCTGGTCGAGATCCTCGTGGTGAGTTTAAGACTGCGACCTTTAAAGAGGGCGTAGAAGAGATTAAAGATCTGCAGCTAGATATGATCTTAGAAGGTGTGGTGACTAATGTGACCAACTTTGGCGCCTTTGTTGATGTGGGCGTTCATCAAGATGGCTTAGTGCATATCTCTTCGATGACCGACAAGTTTATCGACGATCCACATAAGGTGGTTAAAGCCGGCGATATCGTTAAAGTGAAGGTGATGGAAGTGGATGCCGAGCGTCGCCGTATTGCGCTAAGTATGCGTCTTGATGATAAGGCTGGCGATGCCCATAAGAGTGCGCCACGTCCTACTTACAACAAAGCAAGCCCGAATAAGGGCGCTGCGAATAAAGGCACTAATCAGCAACGCGGCCAACAGAAGAGCCATAAGCCTAAGCAGCAAGCCAATGCTGCCATGGGTAACGCTTTTGCCGATGCCTTCGCGAAATTGAAGAAGTAA
- the bioH gene encoding pimeloyl-ACP methyl ester esterase BioH — translation MSQIKLHVESIGQGPDVVMLHGWGVNSAVFTPLHSELNNYRFHYVDLPGFGHSQAVMGNIEHWLEAIMEQVPEKAIWTGWSLGGLVATLAAIKQPQRVSALCTIASSPCFMAREDWPGIPAEVLGQFASQLTQDLDKTVERFLAIQAMGSQTAKADIKQLRELVLARPSAQQPALAQGLDMLENVDLRSQLSQIDQPWLRVWGRLDGLVPRRVIKAMPQVSASEDMLLTKASHAPFISHQAEFLDGYKLWLDKISN, via the coding sequence GTGAGCCAAATAAAGTTACATGTTGAATCTATCGGCCAAGGCCCTGACGTCGTCATGCTCCATGGTTGGGGGGTTAATAGCGCCGTATTTACTCCACTTCATAGTGAATTAAACAATTATAGGTTCCACTATGTCGATCTGCCGGGATTTGGCCATAGCCAGGCCGTTATGGGCAATATTGAACATTGGCTTGAAGCTATTATGGAACAGGTACCTGAGAAGGCTATTTGGACTGGGTGGTCACTGGGGGGGCTGGTTGCCACTCTGGCAGCAATAAAGCAGCCACAGCGTGTATCGGCCCTATGCACTATCGCGTCATCGCCTTGTTTTATGGCTCGTGAAGATTGGCCGGGGATCCCTGCCGAGGTGTTAGGCCAGTTTGCCAGCCAACTGACTCAAGATCTCGATAAAACGGTCGAGCGCTTCTTGGCGATTCAAGCCATGGGCAGCCAAACGGCTAAGGCCGATATTAAACAGTTACGTGAATTAGTACTGGCTCGTCCCAGCGCACAGCAACCAGCACTCGCTCAAGGCTTGGACATGCTTGAAAATGTCGACTTACGTTCGCAGCTATCTCAAATAGATCAACCCTGGTTGAGAGTGTGGGGACGATTAGACGGCCTAGTGCCTCGCAGAGTCATTAAGGCAATGCCACAGGTTTCTGCCAGTGAAGACATGCTGCTTACCAAAGCCTCTCACGCTCCGTTCATTAGTCATCAAGCAGAGTTTCTCGATGGTTACAAACTTTGGCTAGATAAGATAAGCAACTGA
- a CDS encoding amidophosphoribosyltransferase, translating to MFLNRWLAAILPNRCLMCHQHIEAEHHGICTVCLHACRYQTEICLGCGSKILLQMPFCGRCMLSPRLKVIAPCSYHQGMGHWVGQIKYQAQFAVIDVLVDALVQRILYLEFLGFIELPQVLVAVPLHRKRLQQRGFNQAWLIAHALSKRLDIPLVDNLLLRTIDTQPQAGLSGKLRRKNLNNAFELSAEFNWQRVALIDDVVTTGTTVDEIARLLQRKHTQVQVWCLARAEAPGLS from the coding sequence ATGTTCTTGAATAGATGGCTCGCGGCTATTTTACCCAATCGCTGTTTGATGTGCCATCAACATATAGAGGCAGAGCATCACGGAATATGTACTGTGTGTTTACATGCTTGCCGTTATCAAACTGAGATCTGTTTAGGCTGTGGCAGCAAAATATTACTGCAGATGCCTTTTTGTGGGCGCTGTATGCTTTCCCCCAGATTAAAAGTGATTGCACCTTGCAGTTACCATCAAGGGATGGGGCATTGGGTTGGGCAGATTAAGTATCAGGCGCAATTTGCTGTGATTGATGTGTTAGTCGATGCCTTAGTACAGCGAATTTTGTACCTAGAGTTCTTGGGCTTCATAGAGTTGCCCCAAGTGTTGGTAGCAGTGCCACTGCACCGAAAAAGACTGCAACAGCGAGGCTTTAATCAGGCATGGTTAATTGCGCATGCGCTGTCAAAGCGGCTGGATATTCCCCTTGTCGACAATCTGCTGCTAAGGACCATAGACACACAACCTCAGGCTGGACTCAGCGGAAAACTGCGGCGCAAGAACCTTAACAATGCTTTTGAGCTATCAGCTGAGTTTAATTGGCAGCGAGTCGCCTTGATTGATGATGTGGTAACAACCGGTACCACGGTTGATGAAATTGCGAGGTTATTGCAGCGTAAGCATACTCAGGTACAAGTGTGGTGCCTAGCAAGAGCCGAAGCACCGGGCCTGAGTTAA
- a CDS encoding M14 family zinc carboxypeptidase gives MLRIGLIFLCAFLILPSFLAEAKKTRLTDNPLYGVTTTSPEAFLGYPLGERLLRHDQINTYLKEIAQQNPRVSIENTGQSHEARQQLTAVITSPENQAKLDEILAERQQIKYLGKQGGPLIIWLAYSIHGDEISGAHSAIKLSHMLATSEEKWVVNLLDKAVVLITPSQNPDGLDRFSTWANGYAGKVTVSDPNHKEHKQGWPTGRSNHYLADLNRDWLFLRHPESQGRVALFHRWQPHYVGDFHEMGHNFTYFFQPGVPERTHPLTPAGNQKLTAKLAAYHQAELDAKKQNYFSRQLFDDFFYGKGSTYPDINGAIGVLFEQASARGQQQDSVNGVLSLQEAIENQYATSISSLKGAIALKSELEHYQAEFFKNKHQKAMKKKPHQAGLLLSANNDQGRINALTKLLDQHLIAYYYLTKPLTQGGVEFEVDNSLFIPHNQAQSSLLKAMFDDRTEFVDPTFYDISTWNLQHAFDLTLRRNIKLELSVLSQTAPEFQPDSWGDNTVALLIDWRQSQAASLLQQLLEQGVMVKFAAKPFSIAVAAKESDFAAGTLQIPLKQDNLSADEISQKVGKLAQEFKVNIVAVDTSAATQGIDLGSPDFKVIKPIRPLIISGKGTSIAEVGQLWYYLDNTLGVATTLVDINNLALVKLSDYSHVLMADGNYFTLNERFARKLGQFASNGGVVIAQKGALDWLSKSNLLKTNLRSDRFYKQLFDADGLTFDKKSKFKAEQEIGGAILELKLDTSHPINFGLNDDRLPVLKNQVLGFSQTTNDFTVAAKYASDPLLSGYLAQEYQSSFSNSPAIIIESHNKGAVVAMADNLLFRNIWLGSQKVYANALYFIPALH, from the coding sequence ATGCTTAGAATTGGTCTTATTTTTTTGTGCGCTTTTTTGATATTGCCCTCCTTTCTTGCCGAAGCAAAAAAGACGCGCTTAACCGATAATCCCCTTTACGGCGTGACAACGACCAGTCCTGAAGCGTTTTTAGGCTACCCCCTTGGCGAGCGCTTACTGCGCCATGATCAAATTAACACTTACCTTAAAGAAATTGCTCAGCAAAACCCCAGAGTTTCCATCGAAAATACCGGCCAAAGCCATGAAGCAAGACAACAGCTTACCGCGGTGATCACCTCGCCTGAGAACCAAGCCAAACTCGATGAGATCTTAGCCGAGCGACAGCAGATCAAATATCTAGGCAAGCAAGGTGGGCCACTGATCATATGGCTAGCCTACTCGATTCATGGCGATGAAATTAGCGGGGCCCATAGCGCCATTAAACTCAGCCATATGCTGGCCACCAGCGAAGAGAAATGGGTCGTCAATCTACTCGACAAGGCCGTAGTACTGATAACGCCGAGCCAAAATCCCGACGGCTTAGATCGCTTTTCAACTTGGGCTAACGGTTATGCCGGTAAAGTGACCGTCAGCGACCCTAACCACAAAGAGCACAAGCAAGGTTGGCCAACAGGCAGAAGTAATCACTATTTAGCCGATCTGAACCGTGACTGGCTGTTCCTACGCCATCCTGAATCACAGGGGCGTGTTGCACTATTCCACCGCTGGCAACCGCATTATGTTGGCGATTTTCACGAGATGGGCCATAACTTCACTTATTTTTTCCAGCCCGGTGTTCCCGAGCGAACCCACCCGTTAACGCCCGCTGGAAATCAAAAGTTAACCGCCAAGTTAGCGGCCTATCACCAAGCCGAGCTCGATGCTAAAAAACAGAACTATTTCAGCCGTCAATTGTTCGATGATTTCTTCTACGGCAAGGGGTCTACCTACCCAGATATTAACGGCGCCATCGGCGTGCTGTTTGAGCAAGCCAGTGCCCGTGGCCAGCAGCAAGACTCTGTCAATGGAGTGCTTAGCCTTCAAGAGGCGATAGAGAATCAATACGCCACTTCAATATCGAGCCTTAAAGGGGCAATAGCCTTAAAGTCTGAACTTGAACACTACCAAGCCGAGTTTTTCAAAAATAAACATCAAAAGGCGATGAAGAAAAAGCCTCACCAAGCAGGGCTATTATTGAGTGCCAACAATGATCAGGGCCGAATCAACGCACTGACTAAGCTGCTAGATCAACATCTGATTGCGTATTACTATCTCACTAAGCCACTAACCCAAGGTGGTGTCGAGTTTGAGGTCGATAACAGTCTTTTTATCCCACATAATCAAGCGCAATCATCACTACTTAAAGCCATGTTTGATGATAGAACGGAGTTTGTCGACCCGACGTTCTATGACATTTCAACTTGGAACTTACAGCATGCTTTCGACTTAACCCTACGCCGTAACATCAAACTAGAGTTGAGCGTGCTGAGCCAAACAGCCCCCGAGTTCCAGCCCGATAGCTGGGGCGATAATACTGTCGCTCTGCTCATTGATTGGCGCCAAAGCCAAGCGGCCTCGCTACTACAACAGCTCTTAGAACAGGGCGTGATGGTAAAGTTTGCCGCCAAGCCCTTTAGTATCGCTGTTGCCGCTAAAGAGAGCGATTTTGCCGCCGGGACACTGCAAATCCCATTAAAGCAGGACAATTTATCCGCTGATGAGATCAGCCAAAAGGTAGGCAAACTCGCCCAAGAATTTAAGGTTAATATTGTGGCAGTGGACACCAGCGCTGCAACTCAGGGTATCGATCTTGGCAGCCCAGACTTTAAGGTCATCAAGCCTATCCGACCATTAATTATCAGCGGTAAAGGCACCTCAATTGCCGAAGTTGGTCAGCTTTGGTATTACTTAGATAACACCTTAGGAGTCGCCACCACCTTAGTCGATATTAATAATCTTGCTTTGGTCAAGCTGAGCGACTACAGCCACGTTCTTATGGCCGATGGCAACTATTTCACCTTAAATGAAAGGTTTGCTCGTAAGCTGGGGCAGTTCGCCTCAAACGGCGGCGTAGTGATAGCGCAAAAAGGCGCGCTAGATTGGCTCAGTAAATCGAATCTGTTAAAAACCAATTTGCGCAGCGATCGTTTTTACAAACAGCTGTTCGATGCCGATGGCTTAACCTTCGACAAAAAATCAAAATTCAAAGCTGAACAAGAAATTGGCGGTGCAATTTTGGAGTTAAAACTCGATACCAGCCATCCGATTAACTTTGGCCTAAATGACGATCGGCTTCCGGTGCTTAAAAACCAAGTCTTAGGATTTTCTCAAACGACCAACGACTTTACCGTCGCGGCAAAGTACGCTTCAGATCCGCTACTCAGCGGCTATTTAGCCCAAGAGTATCAGAGCAGCTTTAGCAACTCGCCCGCAATTATCATCGAGTCTCACAATAAGGGCGCTGTTGTGGCGATGGCTGATAACCTGCTATTTAGAAATATCTGGTTAGGCAGCCAAAAAGTCTATGCTAACGCGCTCTATTTTATTCCTGCGTTGCATTAA
- the nfuA gene encoding Fe-S biogenesis protein NfuA produces MITISETAQAHFVKLLSDQPEGTHIRVFVISPGTAQAECGVSYCPPDAVEADDTEFEFNGFNAMVDEKSAPFLEEATIDFVTDQLGSQLTLKAPNAKMRKVSDDASLSERIEYVIQSEINPQLASHGGNIMLVEITEEGIAVLQFGGGCNGCSMVDVTLKDGIEKQLLEMFPSELTGVKDVTEHQHGEHSYQ; encoded by the coding sequence ATGATTACCATTTCCGAAACAGCTCAGGCGCATTTTGTTAAATTGTTATCAGATCAGCCTGAAGGAACTCACATTCGAGTATTTGTTATCAGCCCTGGCACTGCGCAGGCTGAGTGTGGCGTATCGTATTGTCCACCCGATGCGGTTGAGGCTGACGACACTGAATTTGAATTCAACGGCTTTAATGCAATGGTTGATGAAAAAAGTGCACCTTTCCTTGAAGAAGCGACTATCGACTTCGTTACCGATCAGTTGGGTTCTCAGTTAACGCTAAAAGCACCTAATGCTAAGATGCGTAAAGTGTCTGATGATGCTTCATTGTCAGAGCGCATCGAGTACGTTATCCAGTCTGAAATCAACCCACAGCTTGCTAGCCATGGCGGTAACATCATGCTAGTTGAAATTACTGAAGAGGGCATTGCTGTACTTCAGTTTGGTGGCGGTTGTAATGGTTGTTCTATGGTTGATGTGACGCTAAAAGACGGTATCGAGAAGCAACTACTTGAGATGTTCCCTAGTGAGCTAACTGGCGTTAAAGACGTTACAGAGCACCAACACGGTGAGCACTCTTACCAGTAA
- a CDS encoding MATE family efflux transporter, with protein MIALLLNPQKNRQLFALALPMILSNITVPLLGLVDTAVVGHLSNAYYLGGVAVGSTIITLILWLLGFLRMATTGLVAQAYGANDTEQQFKLLVQAASLALLFGIAAIALQLPILNLAMAMSDASVEVERYCREYFQVRIWSTPFALMNLVMLGWLLGRQQPKAAMWQLIIANLVNIVLDIVFVLVLGWGVKGAAFASVIADISGFLVALTMVRGQLNKLGNFKLFNVAKQLTLQSYGKLMGLNTDIFVRSLCLQLSFAFMTFYGAGLGDNTVAANAVLLNLLLLISYALDGIAYYAEAEVGRAYGQKNSRLMQESVTLAWAWSAIAALGFTLFFALAGSHIIAMLTSITEVREVAEQYIIWVIFLPLLAFGSYLFDGVYIGAAQGKVMRNSMILSTFGVFFPVWYLLEPQGNFALWAAMSCFMLARSASLSLHYWFKLRLVLN; from the coding sequence ATGATTGCCTTACTGTTAAACCCACAAAAAAACCGACAACTCTTTGCCCTTGCGCTACCCATGATCCTCTCGAATATCACGGTGCCGCTGCTAGGACTCGTCGATACTGCCGTTGTTGGACATCTTAGCAACGCCTATTATTTAGGCGGCGTGGCAGTTGGGTCAACGATTATAACCTTAATTTTGTGGTTGCTAGGATTTTTACGCATGGCAACCACTGGATTAGTGGCGCAAGCCTACGGCGCAAACGACACTGAGCAACAATTTAAATTATTGGTGCAAGCCGCAAGTTTAGCACTACTATTTGGTATTGCCGCCATTGCGCTGCAACTCCCCATCCTCAACTTAGCTATGGCGATGTCAGACGCCAGTGTTGAAGTTGAACGCTATTGCCGTGAATATTTCCAAGTCAGGATCTGGTCGACTCCGTTTGCACTAATGAATTTAGTCATGCTCGGCTGGCTGCTTGGACGCCAACAACCTAAAGCTGCGATGTGGCAGCTTATTATCGCCAACCTAGTCAATATCGTGTTAGATATCGTCTTCGTTCTTGTTTTAGGCTGGGGAGTTAAAGGCGCGGCATTCGCCTCTGTCATTGCCGATATTTCAGGCTTCTTAGTGGCGCTGACTATGGTGCGCGGACAGCTCAATAAACTCGGTAATTTTAAGCTATTTAACGTGGCTAAGCAGCTAACACTGCAAAGCTACGGCAAGTTGATGGGCCTCAATACCGACATCTTCGTGCGTAGTTTATGTCTACAGCTATCGTTTGCCTTTATGACATTTTACGGCGCAGGCTTAGGTGACAATACCGTTGCCGCTAATGCCGTATTGCTTAACCTGTTACTGCTTATCTCGTATGCTCTCGACGGCATCGCCTATTATGCCGAAGCTGAAGTTGGCCGAGCCTATGGTCAGAAAAATAGTCGCTTAATGCAGGAATCAGTAACGTTAGCCTGGGCTTGGTCTGCTATCGCCGCGTTAGGCTTTACCCTGTTTTTTGCCTTGGCTGGGTCACACATTATCGCGATGCTAACCAGCATTACAGAGGTCAGAGAGGTCGCTGAGCAATACATTATCTGGGTGATATTCCTGCCTTTGCTCGCCTTTGGCTCCTACCTGTTTGATGGTGTTTATATTGGTGCTGCTCAGGGTAAGGTGATGCGTAACAGCATGATCCTATCTACCTTTGGCGTATTTTTCCCAGTATGGTACTTGCTAGAACCACAGGGTAACTTTGCACTATGGGCAGCCATGAGCTGCTTTATGTTAGCCCGTAGTGCCTCACTGTCACTGCATTACTGGTTCAAGCTCCGACTGGTATTAAACTGA